In the genome of Ensifer sp. WSM1721, the window GCCCGCTCTATCTCAAACTCAGGCAGTCGCTCGAAGAGGCGATCCTCTCGGGCAAGCTCAATCATGGCGATGCGTTGCCGCCGGAGAGGGACCTCGCCGACTACGCCAATGTCAGCCGCGTGACCGTGCGCAAAGCCGTGGATGACCTCGTGCGCGACGGGCTGCTGGTGCGCCGGCACGGCTCCGGCACCTTCGTCGTCCGGCCGGTCTCGCGCGTCGAACAGTCGCTCTCGCGGCTCACCTCGTTTACCGAGGACATGGCCCGGCGCGGCCTCAACACCCGGGCGGAGTGGCTGGAACGGGGGCTCTTCCATCCCTCGCCCGACGAGATGATGACGCTCGGCCTTGCGGCCGACGCGCTGGTCGCCCGCCTCGGCCGCTTGCGCATCGCAGACGATATGCCGCTTGCGATCGAGCGCGCCTGCGTCTCGGCGGAATTCGTCCCCGATCCGCTCGCCGTGACCTCATCTCTCTATGCCGCGCT includes:
- a CDS encoding GntR family transcriptional regulator, encoding MNQQLAAILPLEGLQSGGAGPLYLKLRQSLEEAILSGKLNHGDALPPERDLADYANVSRVTVRKAVDDLVRDGLLVRRHGSGTFVVRPVSRVEQSLSRLTSFTEDMARRGLNTRAEWLERGLFHPSPDEMMTLGLAADALVARLGRLRIADDMPLAIERACVSAEFVPDPLAVTSSLYAALEKKHARPVRAVQRISACNIKDPDASMLGVPVGAAGLSIERVSYLASGRVVEFTRSLYRGDTYDFVAELTIPES